The Flavobacteriales bacterium genome includes the window ACAGAATAGGAGAGTGAGTTTCTTGATCAATTCCTTTATCTTTAGGCGACTCAAAGATAATGAATTAGGCGCACCTAAGAAAAATGCTCAGCAAGAACGAAGAAGATTATCTAAAGGCACTCTATCACCTTCAGAATGAGCAGGGTATGGGGGAGATCAGCAGCAAATCACTGGCCGATCATCTGGAGATATCGGCCGCATCGGTGAGTGGGATGTTGAAGAAATTGAAAGGCAAGGACTTGGTCTCCTATGAGCGCTATGGGAAATTGGGTCTTACAGACAAGGGCGAGTCCATCGCAATCCTGCTCATCCGCAAACATCGCCTGTGGGAGACCTTCCTCTATAGCCACATGAATTTTACCTGGGACGAAGTGCATGAGGTGGCCGAGCAGTTGGAACATATCCATTCGACCAAACTCATCGATGAATTGGATCGCTTTTTGGATTATCCGCAGAAAGACCCTCACGGTGACCCCATACCGG containing:
- a CDS encoding metal-dependent transcriptional regulator, producing the protein MLSKNEEDYLKALYHLQNEQGMGEISSKSLADHLEISAASVSGMLKKLKGKDLVSYERYGKLGLTDKGESIAILLIRKHRLWETFLYSHMNFTWDEVHEVAEQLEHIHSTKLIDELDRFLDYPQKDPHGDPIPDAKGEFDRVEAIHLAQLKVGEKCRLVKVSDGSVAFLKYLSQIGLALSSEIELVDQREFDRSLVIRFNGKEESVSKTFAENVFVKRI